In Rosa chinensis cultivar Old Blush chromosome 1, RchiOBHm-V2, whole genome shotgun sequence, a genomic segment contains:
- the LOC112181488 gene encoding receptor-like protein EIX2 isoform X1, with product MSELEFLDLSRNYFSGIIPRDWTDLQYLKVIDFSNNNLSGEIPSSMCSQLPSLQWLRLSNNNLSGNLESSLQTCRNLSALDLTGNNFSGTIPDCIGENLHTLSYLILKANKFTGNIPHQLCDLSSLQVLDLSQNNISGSIPACLGGLKQMATGDGLRSDWMMYFSSPANPMHIDLNVKGVVYEYIDDIIELIKKFDLSSNNLSGEIPEEVKNLMALDSLNLSHNHLTGKIPEGIGSLHKLEALDLSGNHLWGLIPSSMTSMTALSKLNLSFNNFSGPIPSANQFLTFNDPTSFEGNSGLCGPPLPTQCSSVNDPAVKVDEDEEDKYGKLWFYASTSLGFIVGFWVAFGSLVIKRSWRHAYFQFLDNMKDKLCFCFWK from the coding sequence ATGTCAGAGTTGGAGTTTCTTGATCTCTCAAGGAATTATTTCTCTGGAATTATTCCTAGGGATTGGACGGATTTGCAATATTTGAAGGTCATAGACTTTTCAAATAACAATCTATCTGGTGAAATCCCAAGCTCCATGTGCTCCCAACTACCATCACTCCAATGGTTGAGATTAAGCAACAACAATCTTTCTGGGAATCTTGAGTCGTCTTTGCAAACTTGCAGAAATCTCTCTGCACTTGATCTGACAGGAAACAACTTTTCCGGCACCATACCAGATTGTATTGGAGAAAACCTTCATACATTGTCTTATTTAATTCTAAAAGCCAACAAGTTCACAGGAAATATTCCTCATCAATTATGTGATCTCTCCTCTCTTCAGGTTTTAGACCTTTCCCAAAATAATATATCTGGCTCCATTCCTGCATGTCTTGGTGGTTTGAAACAAATGGCAACAGGAGATGGCTTGCGTAGCGACTGGATGATGTACTTCTCGTCGCCTGCTAATCCTATGCATATCGACTTAAATGTGAAAGGAGTAGTATATGAATATATTGATGATATCATAGAACTCATTAAAAAGTTTGACCTGTCAAGTAATAATCTATCGGGAGAAATACCAGAAGAGGTGAAAAATCTCATGGCTTTGGATAGCTTGAACTTATCTCATAACCATTTGACAGGAAAGATACCAGAGGGTATCGGAAGCTTACATAAGTTAGAAGCACTTGACCTCTCTGGTAACCATCTTTGGGGTTTAATTCCTTCAAGCATGACCTCTATGACTGCACTAAGCAAATTGAATTTGTCATTCAACAACTTCTCTGGGCCAATCCCATCAGCCAACCAATTCCTCACCTTCAATGACCCAACCTCATTTGAAGGAAACTCAGGACTTTGCGGACCTCCATTGCCAACACAATGCAGTTCAGTTAATGATCCAGCTGTGAAGGTTgacgaagatgaagaagataagTATGGAAAATTATGGTTCTATGCAAGCACATCATTGGGGTTCATTGTAGGATTTTGGGTTGCTTTTGGAAGTTTGGTGATAAAGAGGTCATGGAGACATGCTTACTTCCAGTTTCTTGACAATATGAAAGACAAGCTTTGCTTCTGTTTTTGGAAGTGA
- the LOC112181488 gene encoding receptor-like protein EIX2 isoform X2, producing MACHKVAAAPFQLLSLVSFLLFLNPCSSIFLEATTIFANSNTVNDERSNVACIEEERKALLEFKQGLQDPLPALHSWVGKDCCNWHGIVCNNQTGKIPEGIGSLHKLEALDLSGNHLWGLIPSSMTSMTALSKLNLSFNNFSGPIPSANQFLTFNDPTSFEGNSGLCGPPLPTQCSSVNDPAVKVDEDEEDKYGKLWFYASTSLGFIVGFWVAFGSLVIKRSWRHAYFQFLDNMKDKLCFCFWK from the exons atgGCTTGCCACAAAGTAGCAGCTGCTCcctttcaacttctttctcttgttagtttccttcttttcttaaaTCCATGTTCTTCTATTTTCCTTGAAGCCACAACAATATTTGCCAACTCCAATACTGTCAATGATGAGAGGTCCAATGTGGCTTGCATTGAGGAAGAGAGGAAGGCCCTCCTTGAATTCAAGCAAGGTCTTCAAGATCCTTTGCCTGCGCTTCATTCTTGGGTTGGCAAAGACTGCTGCAACTGGCATGGCATAGTCTGCAACAACCAAACAG GAAAGATACCAGAGGGTATCGGAAGCTTACATAAGTTAGAAGCACTTGACCTCTCTGGTAACCATCTTTGGGGTTTAATTCCTTCAAGCATGACCTCTATGACTGCACTAAGCAAATTGAATTTGTCATTCAACAACTTCTCTGGGCCAATCCCATCAGCCAACCAATTCCTCACCTTCAATGACCCAACCTCATTTGAAGGAAACTCAGGACTTTGCGGACCTCCATTGCCAACACAATGCAGTTCAGTTAATGATCCAGCTGTGAAGGTTgacgaagatgaagaagataagTATGGAAAATTATGGTTCTATGCAAGCACATCATTGGGGTTCATTGTAGGATTTTGGGTTGCTTTTGGAAGTTTGGTGATAAAGAGGTCATGGAGACATGCTTACTTCCAGTTTCTTGACAATATGAAAGACAAGCTTTGCTTCTGTTTTTGGAAGTGA